A portion of the Chryseobacterium tructae genome contains these proteins:
- a CDS encoding DJ-1/PfpI family protein, with protein MNQQQKNKTMNVAFLIYDQVEALDLNGPLDVFIKADLISTGSYHCYTVGKTKDAVCMEANTMTVVPTYDIQTAPKPDMIVIPGANPDYVMEYLQNKDFQNTVMQWIKDQYQNGAVVFTICTGSMHLSKTGILNHKEITTHSMLLDALEQYNPESIVKRNVRFVDQGQLITTAGITAGIDAALYLVEKHHGKELANTIVELFEYQQKELKY; from the coding sequence ATGAATCAACAACAAAAGAACAAGACAATGAATGTAGCATTTTTGATTTATGATCAGGTAGAAGCTCTTGACCTGAATGGTCCGCTGGATGTTTTTATTAAAGCGGATCTCATATCTACAGGAAGCTATCATTGTTATACGGTTGGGAAAACAAAAGACGCTGTATGCATGGAAGCTAATACCATGACTGTTGTTCCGACTTATGATATACAAACAGCTCCCAAGCCAGATATGATTGTCATTCCAGGAGCTAATCCGGATTATGTGATGGAATACTTACAGAATAAGGATTTTCAGAATACAGTCATGCAATGGATCAAAGATCAATATCAAAATGGAGCTGTTGTTTTTACAATTTGTACAGGAAGTATGCATCTGTCTAAAACAGGAATCCTGAATCATAAGGAAATTACCACCCATTCTATGTTGCTGGATGCCTTAGAACAATATAATCCGGAAAGCATAGTGAAAAGAAATGTTCGGTTTGTAGATCAAGGACAATTGATTACTACAGCGGGAATAACAGCTGGAATAGATGCTGCGCTATATTTGGTTGAAAAGCATCATGGAAAGGAATTGGCAAATACTATTGTAGAGCTTTTTGAATACCAGCAGAAAGAACTTAAATATTAA
- a CDS encoding TolC family protein: MIPEAPSVQWDANTTYAEYLKLAMEHSFDYHVSEQGTELSKLKLKQVKANVLPKIGMYGEFYYANPQIFLYPYNPYWYSLGIVGLKASFSISSLYHNTNKVKAAKLEFEKEEEVHKDTEDKVRQQVKEAYLRYQEALEQIKVAETNVAQAKENARIIKNTYFNQTSLITELLDADIQVLQTKFELEAAKIMAQNNYYLLQNITGVL; encoded by the coding sequence GTGATTCCGGAAGCTCCTTCTGTACAATGGGATGCCAATACAACCTACGCAGAATATTTGAAACTGGCGATGGAGCATTCATTTGATTATCATGTTTCTGAACAGGGAACAGAATTAAGTAAACTGAAATTGAAGCAGGTAAAAGCTAATGTACTCCCTAAAATAGGAATGTATGGGGAATTTTATTATGCCAATCCACAGATTTTCCTTTACCCTTATAATCCTTATTGGTATTCATTAGGGATAGTGGGACTTAAGGCTTCGTTTTCCATTTCTTCGCTGTATCACAATACCAATAAAGTAAAAGCTGCTAAGCTGGAGTTTGAAAAAGAAGAAGAGGTACATAAAGATACGGAAGATAAGGTAAGACAACAGGTAAAAGAAGCCTATTTACGATATCAGGAGGCTCTTGAACAGATCAAAGTTGCTGAAACCAATGTCGCCCAAGCTAAAGAAAATGCACGTATTATCAAAAATACTTATTTCAACCAAACCTCCCTTATTACAGAGCTTTTGGATGCAGATATCCAGGTACTTCAGACAAAATTTGAATTGGAAGCAGCGAAAATCATGGCACAGAACAATTATTATTTACTACAAAATATTACAGGCGTTTTATAA
- a CDS encoding AraC family transcriptional regulator — protein MGLIAALPDIDKHEKSVFVMHEKSEKLIPFHKHTKGQLSYVEGGIAYITISNRTYVVPARHFFWIPQGMEHILEVGHTATVLRSLYFYAYDDFLDPFYGRLGIYPASELLIQMIKYTEIWDEKHVTDKDENFEFLVALKKILPKTHKQPLPIILPATHNKQMMKIVSYLEWNMGEKLTLTNVSDRFGLSERSMSRLFKADMDISFLQYLKTLRIIKAIELLLSTDKPINEIANDVGYSSISAFSDTFHEFTQSRPSDLRKSSKAF, from the coding sequence ATGGGATTAATTGCAGCACTTCCTGACATCGATAAACACGAGAAAAGTGTATTCGTTATGCATGAAAAATCAGAGAAACTCATCCCTTTTCATAAACATACCAAAGGGCAATTGAGCTACGTGGAAGGCGGTATTGCCTATATTACCATCAGTAATCGAACCTATGTAGTTCCTGCCCGACACTTCTTTTGGATTCCTCAGGGAATGGAACATATTTTAGAAGTTGGGCATACGGCTACCGTTCTACGTTCTTTATATTTCTATGCCTATGATGATTTTTTGGATCCTTTTTATGGCAGACTGGGAATATATCCGGCGTCGGAACTTTTAATCCAAATGATCAAATATACAGAGATATGGGACGAAAAACATGTTACTGATAAAGATGAAAATTTTGAGTTCTTGGTTGCTTTAAAAAAAATTCTGCCTAAAACCCATAAACAACCCTTGCCTATTATTCTTCCTGCCACTCATAACAAGCAGATGATGAAAATAGTTTCTTATCTGGAATGGAATATGGGAGAAAAGTTAACCCTTACCAATGTAAGTGACAGGTTCGGATTGAGTGAGCGCTCTATGTCACGCCTCTTTAAAGCAGATATGGACATTTCCTTTCTTCAGTATCTGAAAACATTAAGGATTATCAAAGCCATAGAACTTCTTCTCAGTACGGATAAGCCCATTAATGAGATCGCGAATGATGTTGGCTATAGTTCAATCAGTGCTTTTAGTGATACGTTTCATGAGTTTACGCAGTCCCGACCTTCGGATCTTAGAAAAAGTAGTAAGGCTTTCTGA
- a CDS encoding RrF2 family transcriptional regulator has product MFSKTCEYALRALIYIAQQSKNDSRVGIKDIAKSINSPEHFIAKILQDLSRKGFVQSAKGPNGGFYMDSRNLNTSIADIVREIDGDKLFSGCGLGLKQCSETHPCPLHEQFKSIRQNLRIMLETSKIQMFVDNLDLELTYLKT; this is encoded by the coding sequence ATGTTTTCAAAAACCTGCGAATATGCCTTAAGAGCACTAATTTACATTGCCCAGCAATCTAAAAATGACAGCAGGGTCGGTATTAAAGATATTGCAAAAAGCATCAATTCTCCCGAACATTTTATTGCTAAAATTCTACAGGATCTGAGTAGAAAAGGATTTGTACAATCTGCAAAAGGCCCCAACGGAGGATTTTACATGGATTCTAGAAACCTGAATACCAGCATTGCAGATATTGTAAGGGAAATAGATGGTGATAAATTATTTTCAGGATGTGGGCTTGGGCTTAAGCAATGCTCAGAAACTCATCCCTGTCCGCTTCATGAACAATTCAAAAGCATCAGACAGAACCTTCGCATTATGCTTGAAACCTCTAAAATACAGATGTTTGTGGATAACCTTGATTTAGAATTGACTTATCTTAAAACGTAA
- a CDS encoding HlyD family secretion protein, with product MKKKYTPTDRLITKITGWISVLIVASLAVWGGFTLKNYYRYEQTNDAQVQEYINPVISRAGGFIVAVKFEENQEVKKGDTLLLIDNREYVLQQKQTQAALQKTRAQLKVLQSTTGTTEKEAAAAQAQVDANKAKVWKQQLDYNRYKKLYDEESATKQRLEDVKATLDVNESDYKSSQDNYAASVSKISDIQVEKTVVQAEIARLEALLDRHKLDVSYTAVVASYDGRMGRRTVEVGQMIDAGETLAFIVNNETDKWVVANYKETQIKDMKIGDQVKIVADSYPDKEFKGTIISLSPATGSSFSLLPPDNSTGNYVKIVQRIPVRIRVEGKKREIDILKMGMNVNVYANKKHS from the coding sequence ATGAAAAAAAAATATACCCCAACCGACAGATTGATCACAAAGATCACAGGATGGATTTCAGTTTTAATCGTTGCCTCACTTGCTGTTTGGGGCGGTTTTACTCTAAAAAATTATTACAGATATGAACAGACCAATGATGCTCAGGTTCAGGAATATATAAATCCTGTTATTTCAAGAGCAGGCGGGTTTATTGTAGCCGTAAAATTTGAGGAAAATCAGGAAGTAAAAAAAGGAGATACTCTTTTATTAATTGATAATCGTGAATATGTTCTTCAGCAAAAACAAACTCAGGCTGCTCTTCAGAAAACCCGTGCACAATTGAAAGTCTTACAAAGTACTACGGGGACAACCGAGAAGGAAGCTGCTGCTGCACAGGCACAAGTAGATGCTAATAAGGCAAAAGTGTGGAAACAACAACTTGATTACAACCGTTATAAAAAGCTTTATGATGAAGAATCTGCTACAAAACAGAGACTTGAAGATGTAAAAGCAACACTGGATGTTAACGAAAGTGATTATAAATCTTCCCAGGATAATTATGCTGCTTCTGTATCTAAAATTAGTGATATTCAGGTCGAAAAAACCGTCGTTCAGGCTGAAATTGCAAGATTAGAAGCTTTATTAGACCGTCATAAACTCGATGTGAGTTATACCGCTGTAGTAGCTTCATATGATGGGCGAATGGGACGAAGAACTGTTGAGGTCGGACAAATGATCGATGCCGGAGAAACACTTGCATTTATCGTTAATAACGAAACTGATAAATGGGTAGTGGCTAATTATAAAGAAACCCAGATCAAGGATATGAAAATTGGAGATCAGGTGAAAATTGTTGCAGATTCTTATCCTGATAAAGAATTCAAAGGAACTATTATTTCATTGTCTCCGGCTACAGGTTCCAGTTTTTCATTACTGCCTCCTGATAATTCTACCGGAAACTATGTGAAAATTGTTCAGCGTATTCCTGTAAGAATTAGAGTAGAAGGGAAAAAACGAGAGATCGACATTCTCAAAATGGGAATGAATGTAAATGTATATGCGAATAAAAAGCATTCCTAA
- a CDS encoding glycosyltransferase family 2 protein, whose product MKISLCLIVKNEEKFLSRCLESATKFADEIIIVDTGSTDRTKEIARKFTDKVFDFEWINDFSAARNFAFSKATMSYQMWLDADDVVPEKSVKEINELKKMLNDDVEMVTMKYVLSFDHNDNPAFYSTRERLFKKSKNYQWIDPVHECIPLVGNIHHTDIEIWHKKEGSEAISTRNIDIYKALEAGGKEFSARQLYYYARELKDHNETTKAITFFEKFLASESGWIEDVVTCCQQLAIEYKRIGAQEKILPTLLKSFEYDIPRPEICCELGYYYKDRQNYHQAFKWFDLATRLPQSHSVGFVFSDYVGYIPNIEACVCLSFLGEYKKANEYNEKAALLRPNCPSVKQNRDYLREFI is encoded by the coding sequence ATGAAAATAAGTTTGTGCTTAATTGTTAAAAATGAGGAGAAGTTTTTAAGCAGATGCTTGGAAAGTGCAACAAAATTTGCAGACGAAATTATTATAGTAGATACAGGGTCTACAGACAGAACCAAAGAAATTGCTAGGAAATTTACAGACAAGGTTTTTGATTTTGAATGGATTAATGATTTTTCAGCGGCACGTAATTTTGCATTTTCTAAAGCGACCATGAGCTATCAGATGTGGTTAGATGCTGATGATGTGGTGCCAGAAAAATCAGTGAAGGAAATTAATGAATTGAAGAAAATGTTGAATGATGATGTTGAAATGGTTACGATGAAATATGTTTTATCGTTCGACCACAACGATAATCCGGCTTTTTATTCAACACGGGAAAGATTATTCAAAAAGAGTAAAAATTATCAATGGATTGATCCTGTTCACGAATGTATTCCTTTGGTGGGTAATATACACCATACTGACATTGAAATTTGGCATAAAAAAGAGGGGTCTGAAGCGATTTCAACAAGAAATATTGATATATATAAAGCTTTAGAGGCTGGTGGGAAGGAATTTTCTGCAAGGCAGCTGTATTATTATGCAAGAGAATTGAAAGACCATAATGAAACAACTAAAGCAATCACTTTTTTTGAAAAATTTTTAGCATCAGAATCAGGTTGGATAGAAGATGTGGTTACCTGCTGCCAGCAATTAGCGATTGAATATAAAAGAATTGGTGCTCAAGAGAAAATCTTACCAACCTTGTTGAAAAGCTTTGAATATGATATTCCCAGACCGGAAATCTGTTGTGAGTTAGGATATTATTATAAAGATAGGCAAAACTATCATCAGGCTTTTAAATGGTTTGATTTGGCAACGAGATTACCTCAATCTCATTCAGTAGGTTTTGTATTTTCTGATTATGTTGGATATATACCGAATATTGAAGCTTGTGTGTGCCTGTCTTTTTTAGGTGAATATAAAAAAGCTAATGAATATAATGAAAAAGCAGCTCTTCTAAGACCAAATTGTCCTTCTGTAAAGCAAAATAGGGATTATTTAAGAGAGTTTATCTAG
- a CDS encoding c-type cytochrome, whose amino-acid sequence MKTQFFNTTIILAFSSILLSCSKPETTPIPQADPYSTQQTSQPVETPAPPVVASTASLDEGLKLIQGMDCLTCHKTDAKLIGPSYQEVAAKYTEADIDRLAQKIIEGGKGNWGDIPMAPHNGLSKDNAKLMVKYILSLKK is encoded by the coding sequence ATGAAAACACAATTTTTTAATACCACAATTATCCTGGCTTTCAGTTCTATTTTATTATCCTGTTCAAAACCAGAAACCACGCCTATTCCACAAGCAGATCCATATTCTACACAGCAAACATCTCAACCTGTAGAAACTCCAGCCCCGCCGGTGGTTGCCAGTACAGCTTCTTTAGATGAAGGTTTAAAATTAATTCAGGGAATGGACTGCCTTACCTGCCACAAAACAGATGCAAAATTAATAGGCCCCTCCTATCAGGAAGTCGCTGCAAAATATACTGAAGCAGATATTGATAGGCTGGCTCAGAAAATCATTGAAGGGGGAAAAGGAAATTGGGGTGATATTCCAATGGCTCCTCATAATGGCTTGAGTAAAGACAACGCAAAACTTATGGTGAAATATATTCTTTCATTAAAGAAATAA
- the ric gene encoding iron-sulfur cluster repair di-iron protein, with protein sequence MNAKTDFIGNMVAEDFRTAAIFKRHGIDFCCKGGRTIEEACSNKKLDPEKIYEELEALPKNDGTSIDFNSWPLDLLADYIEKTHHRYVEEKTSVLQAFLDKLCKVHGGRHPELFEINAIFNESAHDLAAHMKKEELILFPFVRNMIKSKTSGNNLVQPPFGTVENPVHMMQHEHTVEGDRFRKIAEITNEYTPPADACNTYKVAFAMLQDFENDLHKHIHLENNILFPKAIQLEKEFSIEP encoded by the coding sequence ATGAACGCAAAAACAGATTTTATAGGAAATATGGTAGCTGAAGACTTCAGAACTGCTGCTATTTTTAAAAGACACGGAATCGATTTCTGCTGTAAAGGCGGAAGAACAATAGAAGAAGCATGTAGCAATAAAAAACTTGATCCGGAAAAAATTTATGAAGAGCTGGAAGCTCTCCCAAAAAATGACGGCACTTCTATCGACTTCAATAGCTGGCCACTGGATCTTCTGGCAGATTATATCGAGAAAACACACCATCGGTATGTGGAGGAAAAAACTTCCGTTTTACAGGCTTTTCTTGATAAATTATGCAAAGTTCACGGAGGCAGACATCCGGAATTATTTGAGATCAACGCCATATTTAATGAATCTGCTCACGATCTGGCAGCTCACATGAAAAAAGAAGAACTGATCCTGTTTCCTTTTGTAAGAAATATGATAAAATCCAAAACATCCGGAAACAACCTGGTACAACCGCCATTCGGAACAGTAGAAAATCCGGTGCATATGATGCAGCATGAACATACAGTAGAAGGAGACCGTTTCAGAAAAATTGCAGAGATTACTAACGAATACACTCCTCCTGCTGATGCGTGCAATACGTACAAAGTGGCTTTTGCTATGCTCCAGGATTTTGAAAATGACCTTCACAAACATATTCATCTTGAAAATAATATTCTTTTCCCGAAAGCTATCCAATTGGAAAAAGAATTTAGTATTGAACCTTAA
- a CDS encoding class I SAM-dependent methyltransferase, translated as MKTDPIEKMSAHWLLAKMGKKVLRPGGIALTQKMLSMLKITINDDVVEFAPGLGQTAQITLKKRPKSYTGIDADENAISYLNRKFEKSPAVFRLGSAALSSLSEQSVNKVYGEAMLSMHADHRKSEIIQEASRILIPKGYYAIHELALAPDSLDENVKVQIQKELAVTLKVNTRPLTISEWTRLLEKEGFEIIKVETAPMNLLKPQRIISDEGFSGFLKIAGNILTQPRIRSRIIRMSKTFKKYEDCLCAVAILAQKK; from the coding sequence ATGAAAACAGATCCTATTGAAAAAATGTCTGCTCATTGGTTATTAGCTAAGATGGGCAAAAAAGTACTTCGTCCAGGTGGTATTGCCCTTACTCAGAAAATGTTATCGATGTTAAAAATAACAATCAATGATGATGTAGTAGAATTTGCTCCCGGCCTTGGGCAGACAGCACAAATAACCTTAAAAAAAAGACCAAAATCTTATACAGGGATCGATGCAGATGAAAATGCGATAAGCTATTTGAATAGAAAATTTGAAAAAAGTCCTGCTGTATTCCGATTGGGGAGCGCAGCACTAAGCTCTCTGTCTGAACAATCCGTTAACAAAGTGTATGGAGAAGCCATGCTGAGCATGCATGCGGATCACAGAAAATCTGAAATTATTCAGGAGGCTTCCAGAATTTTAATTCCAAAGGGATACTATGCGATTCATGAGCTTGCCTTAGCTCCTGATAGTTTGGATGAAAATGTAAAAGTACAGATACAAAAAGAACTCGCTGTAACCCTGAAAGTAAATACAAGACCATTAACGATCTCAGAGTGGACTCGTTTATTGGAAAAAGAAGGATTTGAAATTATAAAAGTGGAAACCGCTCCCATGAATCTTTTAAAACCTCAAAGAATCATCAGTGATGAAGGGTTTTCCGGATTTCTGAAAATTGCAGGGAATATCTTAACACAGCCTAGAATCCGATCCAGGATCATAAGAATGAGTAAAACTTTTAAAAAATATGAGGATTGCCTTTGCGCGGTTGCCATTCTTGCTCAGAAAAAATAA
- a CDS encoding beta-carotene 15,15'-monooxygenase, with protein MAKRQMPFFKRWAPEWLVKIILFSMTLPGIIIFFLPLTNINAAAGYYGSEPADIQFSVALFYAGYVGFYSLERRFFSFLAAKEYFLLFTTLQIVACLICYFTREVYILFPIRFIQGMLFAGNVNLSLTLIFTRLNSERGREVSFSVFFGILICALPFNNLLTADLIDSYNFNIVYKTAIFSYLPGLIFLTLSMTNYRPNVRFHLYKLDWQSFAVLSTILVLVGYISIFGQEYYWLEDNRILGSVITIIILIGISIFRQNSIKRPYIDLRVFKYRNFKVGVLILFVMYICRFASGITNSFFATELHLDPFYISYINVFNLSGLIIGVIIACCMVLQKKKIQYIWVPGFLMLLLFHALMYYSFDVQADEFNYYIPLFLQGLGVGLIMVPTIIYIISSVPASMGPSAAATALAIRYFGFCASIALINFFELFEKSRHYNAFQDHVTAVDPYVKDFLHKQTAKLTAKGMLEDHAVKASNKLLVGRLNVQDHVRFAMDYYEMMVWLLAGALLLIILFPYLNRTALYLKSRRLSPA; from the coding sequence ATGGCTAAAAGACAAATGCCCTTTTTTAAAAGGTGGGCACCGGAATGGCTGGTGAAAATTATTCTTTTTTCCATGACTTTACCGGGAATTATCATTTTCTTTCTCCCATTGACCAATATTAATGCAGCGGCAGGATATTATGGGAGTGAACCTGCTGATATACAGTTTTCAGTAGCCTTATTCTATGCCGGATATGTTGGATTTTATAGCCTGGAAAGAAGATTTTTCAGTTTTCTGGCCGCGAAGGAATATTTTCTTCTATTTACGACCTTGCAGATTGTAGCTTGTCTTATATGTTATTTTACCCGTGAAGTTTATATTCTTTTTCCCATACGTTTTATTCAGGGAATGTTATTTGCCGGAAATGTCAACCTTTCATTGACCTTGATTTTTACGCGGTTAAACAGTGAAAGGGGAAGGGAAGTCAGTTTTTCCGTGTTTTTTGGAATTCTGATCTGTGCATTACCTTTTAATAACCTGCTAACGGCAGATCTTATAGATTCCTATAATTTTAATATCGTGTATAAAACAGCGATCTTCTCATATCTGCCGGGACTTATTTTTCTGACACTGTCCATGACGAACTACAGACCCAATGTGAGATTTCATTTGTATAAATTGGATTGGCAGAGTTTTGCTGTTTTGAGTACGATTTTAGTGCTGGTAGGATATATAAGCATTTTTGGACAGGAATATTATTGGCTGGAAGATAACCGGATTTTAGGAAGTGTAATAACGATCATTATCTTGATCGGGATATCTATTTTCCGTCAGAATTCAATTAAAAGACCTTATATAGACCTTAGGGTTTTCAAATACAGAAATTTTAAAGTCGGAGTATTGATTCTTTTCGTCATGTATATTTGTCGTTTTGCTTCAGGAATTACAAACAGCTTTTTTGCAACAGAACTGCATCTGGATCCATTTTATATCTCTTATATCAATGTATTTAATCTTTCGGGGTTAATTATTGGAGTTATCATAGCCTGTTGTATGGTTTTACAGAAAAAAAAGATACAATATATCTGGGTGCCGGGTTTTCTGATGCTGCTTTTATTTCATGCTTTGATGTATTACTCCTTTGATGTACAGGCAGATGAATTCAATTATTATATTCCATTATTTCTTCAGGGATTGGGAGTAGGATTAATCATGGTTCCGACAATTATTTATATCATATCATCAGTTCCGGCCTCTATGGGGCCATCTGCAGCAGCAACCGCTTTAGCGATTCGTTATTTTGGATTTTGTGCCAGTATTGCATTGATCAACTTTTTTGAACTTTTTGAAAAAAGTCGTCATTATAATGCTTTTCAGGATCATGTAACAGCGGTTGATCCCTATGTAAAAGACTTTCTTCATAAACAGACTGCCAAACTTACAGCCAAAGGAATGCTTGAAGATCATGCGGTAAAGGCTTCCAATAAATTGTTGGTAGGAAGGCTTAACGTTCAGGATCATGTCCGTTTTGCGATGGACTATTATGAAATGATGGTATGGCTTTTAGCAGGTGCATTACTATTGATCATCTTATTTCCCTATTTGAATCGTACAGCCCTTTATTTAAAATCCCGCAGGTTATCGCCCGCATAA
- a CDS encoding helix-turn-helix domain-containing protein — translation MKRPGTQSQFGNAISDYEILSPFTKEIRDLLKDKLGQAISIEFIAESVHMSVRNFSRVFLKESGMTPGRFLEKMRLDQAKNMLEYTEMSIEMIAEKCGFGSVVSLRRLFLKYLSISPVQYRKTCTGIE, via the coding sequence TTGAAAAGACCAGGTACACAATCTCAGTTTGGAAATGCTATTTCTGATTATGAAATACTGTCGCCCTTCACAAAGGAGATCAGGGATTTGCTTAAAGACAAATTGGGGCAGGCGATCAGCATAGAATTTATAGCCGAATCTGTACATATGAGTGTTCGTAATTTCTCCAGAGTCTTTTTGAAAGAATCAGGAATGACTCCCGGTCGGTTTCTTGAAAAAATGAGATTAGATCAGGCTAAAAATATGTTGGAATATACAGAAATGAGCATTGAAATGATTGCTGAAAAGTGTGGCTTTGGAAGCGTAGTCTCTCTTCGTCGGCTATTTTTAAAATATCTCTCCATTTCTCCGGTACAATACCGTAAAACCTGTACGGGAATCGAATAA
- a CDS encoding DJ-1/PfpI family protein has translation MENAGKESGIKHIALLVLPQVQLLDVAGPCDVFTGANLFLSDDKVLQKYQVHLISGTANTIIYSSSGIPLSCTHTIYDIDFPIDTLLVAGTDLGTLHEINADLYSYLQNMTGKVRRIGSVCVGAFVLAKAGLLKGKQVTTHWKYADILQRTYPELEVNINPFLFMITEFILQEVYLPE, from the coding sequence ATGGAAAATGCAGGAAAAGAATCAGGAATAAAACATATAGCACTTTTAGTCTTACCACAGGTTCAGTTGTTGGATGTTGCGGGACCGTGTGATGTATTTACAGGAGCTAATCTCTTTTTGTCAGATGATAAAGTCCTTCAAAAATATCAAGTTCATTTAATATCCGGAACCGCCAATACAATAATATACTCAAGTTCAGGAATTCCTTTGTCATGTACCCATACCATTTATGACATAGACTTTCCGATAGACACCCTGTTGGTGGCGGGTACAGATCTTGGAACCTTACATGAGATCAATGCAGACCTTTATTCCTATCTGCAAAATATGACGGGAAAGGTGAGGCGTATAGGTTCAGTTTGTGTGGGGGCTTTTGTTTTAGCTAAAGCCGGATTGTTAAAGGGAAAACAAGTGACCACCCATTGGAAATATGCTGATATACTGCAACGGACTTATCCTGAACTGGAGGTGAATATTAATCCGTTTTTATTCATGATCACGGAATTTATACTTCAGGAGGTGTATCTTCCGGAATAG
- a CDS encoding hemerythrin domain-containing protein — protein MKRNENIVLLSRDHHSGLLCSWKIRQGIKKEIESNRIKKYILYFFEDHLEDHFREEEEILCPYFEDEYTERIRSEHQQIKVLVCQIKDSEAAHLFSDFADLLEQHIRFEERNWFPHLEEKLDRSVLNTIGKKLDHIHTDKKDMYIDEFWK, from the coding sequence ATGAAACGTAATGAAAATATTGTTCTTCTTTCAAGAGATCATCATTCCGGATTGCTTTGCAGCTGGAAAATAAGACAGGGAATAAAAAAAGAAATTGAATCTAACCGAATTAAAAAGTATATTCTTTATTTTTTTGAAGATCATCTGGAAGATCATTTCAGAGAGGAAGAAGAAATTCTTTGTCCTTATTTTGAGGATGAATATACAGAGCGCATCCGATCAGAACATCAACAGATAAAGGTATTGGTTTGTCAAATTAAAGATTCGGAAGCAGCTCATTTATTTTCTGATTTTGCAGACCTTCTTGAACAGCATATCCGCTTTGAGGAACGGAATTGGTTTCCCCATTTAGAAGAAAAGTTAGATCGTTCTGTACTGAATACGATAGGAAAAAAACTAGATCATATTCATACTGATAAAAAAGATATGTATATTGATGAATTCTGGAAATAG
- a CDS encoding TolC family protein: MKMYVTGLLMLGASYTISAQTGSPRNDTIRISLKDAWQRAEENSRHIKINTINVDIAEAEVKDTKRERLPEIQVKGSAEKASNIPIYENGIFSKPTQHEVIHTLYRVGADFYLNIYNGNKLNLKIKENQTLQKVKEIQKEQAVSDIHYKTAALYLELQKTLIFRDLIQQDIKDQEVQLKEIKSLYKNGVVLKSDVLRIELELSKRKMTLITIQNDILIAMQKLNII; encoded by the coding sequence ATGAAAATGTATGTCACCGGATTGCTGATGCTAGGAGCTTCCTACACAATATCAGCTCAGACAGGCAGTCCACGAAATGATACCATACGGATTTCCCTAAAAGACGCATGGCAAAGAGCTGAAGAAAACAGCCGTCATATTAAAATCAATACCATTAATGTAGACATCGCGGAAGCCGAAGTAAAAGACACCAAAAGAGAGCGACTTCCGGAAATACAAGTTAAAGGATCTGCAGAAAAAGCGTCCAACATCCCCATCTATGAAAACGGAATATTTTCCAAGCCTACCCAACATGAGGTCATCCACACCCTTTACAGAGTAGGAGCCGATTTTTACCTGAACATTTACAACGGAAATAAGCTTAATCTTAAGATCAAAGAAAACCAAACTTTGCAGAAGGTTAAAGAAATTCAAAAAGAACAGGCCGTTTCCGATATTCATTATAAAACAGCAGCCCTTTATCTAGAACTTCAGAAAACATTAATATTCAGAGATCTTATTCAACAGGATATTAAAGACCAGGAAGTACAGCTTAAAGAAATCAAGTCTTTATATAAGAACGGAGTGGTTTTGAAAAGTGATGTTTTAAGAATAGAACTTGAACTTTCAAAACGTAAAATGACCCTGATTACGATTCAAAATGATATTCTGATTGCCATGCAGAAACTGAATATTATTTAG